From Thermomonas sp. XSG, one genomic window encodes:
- the trxB gene encoding thioredoxin-disulfide reductase, translating into MTTTKHTRLLILGSGPAGWTAAVYAARANLKPVVITGLQMGGQLMTTTEVDNWPGDAHGLMGPDLMARLQAHAERFETETVFDHIHTADLSKRPFRLVGDSGEYTCDALIIATGATAKYLGIPSEEAYKGRGVSACATCDGFFYKDQDVAVIGGGNTAVEEALYLSNIARKVYLVHRRDTLRAEKIMQDKLFAKVAAGKIETVWHHTVDEVLGNDAGVTGMRLKSVQDGSTREIDVQGFFVAIGHSPNTSLFEGQLEMKNGYLKIHTGLDGNATQTSVPGVFAAGDVADQVYRQAITSAGFGCMAALDAEKFLDEGL; encoded by the coding sequence ATGACCACGACCAAGCACACCCGCCTCCTGATCCTCGGTTCCGGCCCCGCCGGCTGGACCGCCGCCGTCTACGCCGCCCGCGCCAACCTCAAGCCGGTGGTCATCACCGGGCTACAGATGGGCGGCCAGCTGATGACCACCACCGAGGTGGACAACTGGCCGGGCGACGCCCACGGCCTGATGGGGCCGGACCTGATGGCGCGCCTGCAGGCGCACGCCGAACGCTTCGAAACCGAGACCGTGTTCGACCACATCCACACCGCCGACCTGTCCAAGCGGCCGTTCCGGCTGGTGGGTGATTCCGGCGAGTACACATGCGACGCCCTCATCATCGCCACCGGCGCCACCGCCAAGTACCTCGGCATCCCGTCCGAGGAGGCCTACAAGGGCCGCGGCGTGTCCGCCTGCGCCACCTGCGACGGCTTCTTCTACAAGGACCAGGACGTGGCGGTGATCGGCGGTGGCAACACCGCGGTCGAGGAAGCGCTGTACCTGTCCAACATCGCCCGCAAGGTCTACCTGGTGCACCGCCGCGATACCCTGCGTGCGGAGAAAATCATGCAGGACAAGCTGTTCGCCAAGGTCGCCGCCGGCAAGATCGAAACCGTCTGGCACCACACCGTGGACGAAGTGCTGGGCAACGACGCCGGCGTCACCGGCATGCGTCTGAAGTCGGTGCAGGACGGCAGCACCCGCGAGATCGACGTGCAAGGCTTCTTCGTCGCCATCGGCCACAGCCCCAACACCTCGCTGTTCGAGGGCCAGCTGGAGATGAAGAACGGCTACCTGAAGATCCACACTGGGCTCGACGGCAACGCCACCCAGACCAGCGTGCCCGGCGTGTTCGCCGCCGGCGACGTGGCCGACCAGGTGTACCGCCAGGCGATCACCTCAGCCGGCTTCGGCTGCATGGCAGCGCTGGACGCGGAGAAGTTCCTCGACGAAGGCCTTTGA
- a CDS encoding GNAT family N-acetyltransferase has translation MNGFRIHRRLSDLPAAVWDALHDGHNPFVAHGFLCGLEATGCLRDDWGWTPLHLGLWEGETLIAAAPGYLKTNSHGEFVFDQAWAQAYAQHGLDYYPKWLCAAPYSPVTGPRLLARGEMAKRRLLEAITGFAGRSGLSSAHINFHDEADEALFGDDSPGERWLLREDIQYHWRNEAGWATFEDYLGAMDRKHRRNIRQERRRVHEAGISFRIVHGDDALESDLAAMHRFYLQTFAEYGNWPALTLDFLRHLARAMPRQLVIVLAEREGAAIAAALCLRGGNTLYGRYWGAAEPHPGLHFETCYYQGIDYCLREGLTRFEPGAQGRHKIARGFLPTLVRSRHHVVDPRFARALRDWCAEERREVRQHLQQLRAHSPFRDDAPA, from the coding sequence ATGAACGGCTTCCGGATTCATCGCCGGCTTTCCGATCTCCCCGCAGCCGTCTGGGATGCGCTGCACGACGGCCACAATCCCTTCGTCGCGCATGGCTTCCTGTGCGGGCTGGAAGCCACGGGCTGCCTGCGCGACGACTGGGGCTGGACGCCGCTCCACCTTGGCCTGTGGGAGGGCGAAACGCTGATCGCCGCCGCGCCGGGCTATCTCAAGACCAACTCGCACGGCGAATTCGTATTCGACCAGGCTTGGGCGCAGGCGTATGCGCAGCACGGCTTGGACTACTACCCGAAATGGCTGTGCGCGGCGCCCTACTCGCCGGTGACCGGTCCCCGCCTGCTGGCGCGGGGCGAAATGGCAAAGCGACGCTTGCTCGAGGCGATCACCGGCTTTGCCGGACGGTCCGGCCTGTCCTCGGCGCACATCAACTTCCATGACGAGGCCGATGAAGCCCTGTTCGGCGATGACTCGCCGGGCGAACGCTGGCTGCTGCGCGAAGACATCCAGTACCACTGGCGCAACGAGGCCGGCTGGGCCACGTTCGAGGATTACCTCGGCGCCATGGATCGCAAGCATCGCAGGAACATCCGTCAGGAACGGCGCAGGGTCCACGAGGCCGGGATTTCCTTCCGCATCGTCCATGGCGATGATGCGTTGGAAAGCGATCTGGCGGCGATGCACCGCTTCTACCTGCAGACCTTCGCCGAGTACGGCAACTGGCCGGCGCTGACATTGGATTTCCTGCGCCACCTCGCCCGAGCGATGCCGCGCCAGCTGGTCATCGTGTTGGCCGAACGCGAGGGCGCGGCGATCGCCGCCGCACTGTGCCTGCGCGGCGGCAACACCCTGTACGGACGCTACTGGGGCGCCGCGGAACCGCACCCCGGCCTGCATTTCGAGACCTGCTACTACCAGGGCATCGACTACTGCCTGCGCGAAGGCCTGACCCGCTTCGAGCCGGGCGCGCAGGGCCGCCACAAGATCGCCCGCGGCTTCCTGCCGACGCTGGTGCGCAGCCGCCACCACGTCGTCGATCCGCGCTTCGCCCGCGCCCTGCGCGACTGGTGCGCGGAAGAACGCCGCGAGGTACGGCAGCACCTGCAGCAGTTGCGGGCACATTCTCCATTCCGCGACGATGCGCCGGCATGA
- the aat gene encoding leucyl/phenylalanyl-tRNA--protein transferase — protein sequence MTLHLFELDPAPDSPFPSVELALDDPDGLLAFGGDLSPTRFLNAYRSGIFPWFSEGEPILWWSPSQRAVFRSDGVHLPSRLRRRLRNSGWTVRADSAFARVVAGCAAPREGQSGGTWITAGMQAAYLTLHRLGHAHSIEVFDAEDRLIGGLFGLSFGHMFCGDSMYSTESGASSLALAALASRLHGWGWPLLDAQVPNPHTRRLGVETWPRGDYLAALESLRELPATPGNWHERFGEWPASALAAT from the coding sequence ATGACCTTGCACCTCTTCGAACTGGACCCCGCCCCCGACTCGCCGTTCCCCTCGGTCGAGCTGGCGCTGGACGACCCCGACGGACTGCTCGCCTTCGGCGGCGATCTGTCACCCACGCGTTTCCTCAATGCCTACCGCAGCGGCATCTTCCCGTGGTTTTCCGAAGGCGAACCTATCCTGTGGTGGAGTCCCTCGCAGCGGGCGGTGTTCCGCAGCGACGGCGTGCACCTGCCCTCGCGCCTGCGCCGGCGGTTGCGCAACAGCGGCTGGACGGTGCGCGCCGACAGCGCCTTCGCACGGGTCGTCGCCGGCTGCGCCGCACCGCGCGAAGGACAAAGTGGCGGCACCTGGATCACCGCCGGCATGCAGGCGGCGTACCTCACCCTGCACCGACTCGGCCACGCCCACAGCATTGAAGTGTTTGATGCCGAAGACCGGCTGATTGGCGGACTGTTCGGCCTGTCGTTCGGCCACATGTTCTGTGGCGACAGCATGTATTCGACCGAATCCGGCGCGTCCTCGCTGGCGCTGGCGGCGCTGGCATCACGGTTGCACGGCTGGGGCTGGCCGCTGCTGGATGCGCAGGTGCCCAATCCGCATACCCGCCGTTTGGGGGTGGAAACCTGGCCGCGCGGCGATTATCTGGCCGCGCTTGAAAGCCTGCGCGAGCTGCCCGCCACGCCGGGAAACTGGCACGAACGATTCGGCGAATGGCCCGCTTCGGCGCTGGCCGCCACCTGA